The nucleotide window AGAGACAAAAGAATCGAAGTGCTTCGTATATAAGCCATTAAAGGGCTTATATTTCTTTCTTGGTGGGTGGAGGAGGCTTCTTTGAAGTGAGTTGATCATTTCATCAGAGCGAGGCTTCCATGTTCACCACAGCCATGCCAGAATCCAATGATTCCGTTTCCGTTGACATGGAGAAGATCTACCTCGGTGGAAAGGTCGCTCCCACACCCATTTCAttcaccttctcttctttttcttttcttttttttgctttcaagtttcaatttttttctggGGATGGATCGAGTTCCAGTATTTCTCAATTGGGTTGCATTATTTATATACTCTGCTGGTTCATGGGTTGCATTATTTATGCTGCATTTTCGGTTTCTGGATTTTTCTGTTGCTGAATGAAAAAGGAGATGTACTATTGCCAATGACAATTTTCTTTTGGGGGCTCTAATTGTTTTGCATAACGGAGCATTTGATGGGGCAACTGTTTTGCTAGTGGGATCTTTGttggaaaaaatagaaaaaaaatgaataagaaaagTTGTTTACTCTTGAAAATTCATGGGATTGGCTTCGTTTTATATACTCTGCTTGTTTACTTTCTTTATGTTCTCTCctggaatattttttttatcatatcttcTGAATATTTGAACACAGAAAATAGGGGATCTGCTGTGCATTCCTCGTTTTTCATTTGGCTgtagttttgaaattttggGGATGAAATTTATCATTTTGGTATTCGAGGCGATTTGGGTGATGTAGgtagttttgtttgtttttatttttttagtttttctggtTTATAGGAATACACCCATTAGTTATTAGATGCGTTTCAGTCATTCTTTTGCTTTTAAAAGCCAAAGATACTCTTCACTTTTTCACTGTCTCCCcccttattaatattattattattattattattattatcttgagcATACAATGATTGGAATCTGGAATGACTTGTTTCACTTTTCGGTTCAGATAGTGATATTAATGTGTTGTTGTTGCTTGTTGGTTTGGGTTGCCCAAAAAAGGAGTAAGGGCACATGGGGAACCATGTTAGGGGCCAAATAGCTTGAAAAAGGTTCACTTGTGAATTTTAACATTACTCAAATGGAGTGTATACTAAATAAAGGATATCCTTTGCTTTAGGGGAAGGTTCTTTTCATTCCTAAAatttccaatttcaattttggtACCCTTTTCTCATTCTTCCTGTGTTTAAGCTACATTCATTTTGGATTGCCATTTCAGGAGCATCATATTCGAACTGGCTGTGGTACTGTGTCTGTCATAGTCTATGGCGATCCTGACAAGCCAGCTCTGATCACTTATCCAGATTTGGCTCTAAACTGTAAGTGCAgccaatttattttcttttatctactTTCACTTGTTTCaacattatattttctttttaccttCTGTTATAGAATTTGTCTGAGTTTCTCTTTAGGTTACATTAATGATTGCATTGTACATGTGTGTATCTGGAAATATGATTCAATATTTACTTCTGTGTATTGGGGCAGATATGTCATGCTTCCAAGGACTATTTTTCTGTCCAGAAGCAGCTTCTTTACTGCTTCACAACTTTTGCATATATCATATCAGTCCTCCTGGACATGAGGTTTGTAAGTTGGTTGATTTGAATGTGTTTTTTATTGCATTTAGAACTGAATATTATTATTCACATAGTTTTCCCTCTGGAACTTCCACAAGAGTTCTTGCAGTTGGGAGCAGCTGCAATTTGTGTCAAGGATCCTGTTCCTTCTGCTGAAGACTTAGCAGATCAAATAATTGAGGTCCTCAACTATTTTGGGTAATTAGAATATAATTACAACGTTGATACTTTATATTTTGGGGGGTGGTTAGCTTTTGTCTCTCAGAAATCTTTCTTTTATATGAACAAAGCCTATTTAAGTTGATCTCTTGCTTTGCTTCTATTTTGAATAACCCAAGATTTCGGGAATTGGGAGTTGAATAACAGTCCTTTTTTTCCTGGTGAAATCCAATGTTTTTGGTATATTATTAATGGCATGAACTATTTTCTTGTCCAGGCTTGGTGCAGTGATGTGTATGGGAGTGACAGCTGGTGCTTATATCCTTACTCTTTTTGCTGTATGTACCCCCATCATTAACTTTGAAAGGAAAACTGTGCTATATAATTGATGCTTTGCAGTCTTATGATCAACTTATGAAGTCAGTTCTTTCTTGATTCATTTCTCTGGTATGTTTTTACAGATGAAATATAGGGAGCGTGTTCTTGGTTTAATACTTGTATCTCCCTTATGCAAAGCACCTTCTTGGACGGAATGGTTTTATAACAAGGTTCGTTTTAATTTCTtgcatattttccttttatgAATTCTCTGATATGATAACATAGTCAACCACTTGTAAAAATTTCAGGTGATGTCAAATTTGTTATATTTCTATGGTATGTGTGGCTTGCTGAAAGAGTGTTTGCTTCAGCGATATTTCAGCAAGGTATTATTATGATGCAACTATGAAAGTTTCTAAGGTCTGCTGTATTCCCTCTTCATTTCACATGTTGAGTTTTCTCAGTCTGTTTTAACAGGAAGTTCGTGGTAACGTTGAAGTTGCAGAATCAGAGATAGTTCAAGCTTGCAGAAAAGTTAGTGCTAAGCTAATTTAGTTTCTTCACCCTGTACTGCTCTATAGCTATTAGCTGGAATGTGACTGCTATTCCTTTTCTCACTCTTTCCTTGTTCGTTGTATTCACCTTGCTTTGCATTGGTTCTTTGTCATGTTTCTTTTCCAGCTGCTGGATGAGAGAAAGAGAACAAATGTCTTACGGTTTCTTGAAGCAATTAATCAGTAAATCTCCTACATATTTGCTTCCCCATTTCTAATTTTGTGTGTGGTTGATGTAAATGTAGTATTAGTATGTGAAATGGAGAATTTATGTGCTACAACTTTGTTTTGCCAAATTGTAGGAGGCTTGACATTTCAGATGGATTGAAAAGATTAAAATGTCGTACACTTATTTTTGTTGGGGACAGTTCTCCTTTCCATTCAGAGGCTCTATACATGACTTCAAAACTGGATAGGAGATATAGTGCCTTGGTTGAGGTATGTGTAATGTGTAAGGGTGTAGATGTGTAGCATGCATGTATATATGACAAGAAAGCATAGCAAATAGGGATATGGATAAACGTTCAGGTGAACATttgcaaaattgatttaattcaatacaaaagttacataaaattgctttttaattcaattaattttagattcagAATCAATTTTTCAACGTGAGACCAAACATGCATTGTTTACCTAAAATTATGTTATAACATGATTTTAGATAATTCAAGGcaaatccaaacatgcattgAAACGGGTTTTCATTTTGCAGGTCCAGGCTTGTGGATCAATGGTTACAGAGGAACAACCACATGCAATGCTGATACCTATGGAGTACTTTTTCATGGGGTATGGGTTGTATAGACCAACCCAGTTCAGTGACAGCCCAAGAAGCCCACTAAGCCCATCTTGCATCTCTCCAGAGCTCCTTTCTCCAGAAAGCATGGGATTGAAGCTGAAGCCTATAAAGACCCGTGTTTCACTGcaagtttgaaaataataagcccttgatttttgtaattgaaagcagtttttttcttcaaaatttttttattgttaaagagGGGAGGGAGGGATAGACAAAGAAGTTGTAAGAGGGGTTGTagatagaaaagaagaaaagggcatggacAGAATAcgtgaaatataatataaaaactataGGGAGGAAAAGTTGCCTTGATTCATTTGTAAGTCTATCTTCAATAAAGGAATCATTGAGCTGTATCACGTGgactcttaatttatttatgatttgttaAGGCACACACAGGATCTTTTCCTCCACTTGGATATCTTGCATATTTACTACATTCATGCAATCGTAAATCAAGATATGATTGGAgggtttaattttttagaaatgtaTTTTAAGTCTgatttaccaaaataaaatactattaataATCCGATCTTGATCTAACAATTTAATCAATGTGTGAATGTGGAGAATTGAGATCCCATTTGCAGCTGACTGTATCGGAGTTTTGActtaattttaatcttattttgcgGATTAAGTTAACCTAAAAGTTTGTGCATAAAATAATGATGGCACCATCCAAAGCAAGTAAACACGCTGTAACGAATATTTTAACCCCGACTTCATTGCCTCCCTATTAAACCGCCCTATTGGTCTATAGTTTGTGTATTAGTAGCAATTTTAAACTTAACGTGGAAAATTGCATAATACTACatgatgtaataatattttatgatggttcaaaaggaataaataaaatatcaaaccaTATTACTTGTTAACTTGCACTTTATTGGTAGAAAATAAGCTGGAGCCCATTACTAAGCTATCTCAACTTATGATATTAAGTTTATTTCCGCTTGCGCAGGCATTGAATTTAGTCGCCATTCATACTAAATCACTCAATTGATCATATCAAGGTAATACTTTAATCATGAAAAGTGATGACTAGGTAGTGTGGTAAGGtgctgttttttttatattttcggaTTAGAAAATGAGTCGGAAGAAAAAGATGTTTTGCTCACTAGTTTtgtctattttatttatatatttaaataatatttattttaaggtaTAACATTACATTTTTAAGAATATCATCTCTCGAAATACTATAATTAAAGATGTTATTTCTAtgtaaattcaaaaatatatttagttatattttaatagaaatatttttttaaattgaaaaatgattgaaataaatattaagaGTATAAATAGAAGTTATAATTGGATTCGAAAATAAATTTCTATATTCTCATGCGAATATAGCTTTTTCATCCTTAACCAtgagaataaaatgaaaaagttatttttcGGATATGAATAATGTccaagaataaatttttaaagctCATAATAGACATAAGACTACTGCATTCGCACATGCACATTTctaataatgaaattttaaaccAAGAAACAAACACCCTCGTAaggtatttataaaaaaagtaaaataaaaaatattaatttggagTAATTTTGTAATGTTAAAACCACCCTGATATTTAATTTCTGTTTACATGTAtcttattaattaatagaaGTAACACACcaaaattttaatcttattgTGGACCGAGAGTTAATTACTCTTCAAATTTATTGCATTTatgtattttacaatttttttgggGCAATTAACAACTTCATTAATACTCGAGGAAATGAATGATCAATATTTGATTGATAAGTTGATTAGGAGCAATCTCATAATTGCACTTTCAATTGGCTCCGAGAACTTGCATCTCTacaacatagcacaatttttcaaagaaaacattaCTAATGCCGAGCTTTGCATTGAAATGCTTATTGGTTAAATTTTTGCCACTAATCACGTGATTACATGGAGGATCTGGGAGAGTGGAGTTactttctaatatttatttaataaaaaaaatacaaacttagCAGACCAGTTCAGATCAAGGACAGGTGAGGTGAGGTCAAACTTAGATCTTCTGAGCTGGCCATGGTGCCCCTGCCATCACTGCCTCAATCTCCCGCATTTCCCTTGGACACTTGGTCATATTGTAGCAACCAGTGGCAGTAACAAGCTGAATACATCATAAAGGAATAAACAAAGTAATATCAAATAAGCTCATCTACCAGAATAGCCATGCACTTTTATAATGATACAGTGTTTGATCACAAGAAAGGGTGAAGAGTTTAAAGTTAATCACCCTGCAGGAGACATTTCAAACGAGAAACTTGCTTTTATAtgaaagtaagaaaaataaatattgactgTTAAGTATTACTCATGAATGGTCAAGTATATTTTGAGAGGGGACCTGCTAACCTACTCCCCTACTTGCCTTTTAGGAGTATGTTAGCAATATACAACTTTGGATTTGATCTACTTCTAGAGGTGTAACTCGTTTAATATACTCctaaaaattattagattaaacAAGTTACACCTTTAGAAGTATATCAAATCCAAAGTGGTATATTGCTAGCATACTCCTAAAAGGCAAGTAGGGGAGTAGGTTAGCAGTCCCCCTCTCAAAATATAGTATTGAATAAGTGTATGTTGGGGCAAATAATACTaggttgagaaagaaaaaaacattaacgGCATATagaaatacaacaacaacaacaacaacaacgccttatcccactaggtggggtcggctacatggatcaacttccgccataatgctctatcaagtaccatacttctatccaaatcattaagttcgagatcctttttgataacctctcttatagtctttttgggtcttcctctgcctcgaattgtttgtcttctctccatctggtctactctcctcactacagagtctaccggtcttctctctacatgcccaaaccacctaagtctattttccaccatcttctctacaataggcgctactccaaccctctctctaatagcttcgtttctaattttatcctgtcgagtcttaccacacatccaccgcaacatcctcatctccgctacacctactttattctcatgtaaATGGAATACCACATCACTATTAACGGCATAtagaaatgataaaataaaaactaagttATCCTTAATAAGTTCAGTAAATGGAATACCACATCACTCTCAATTCGGACTCCACCAAAACCTTTAAACCTATTAATTGCTTCCTGATTTAAGAACTTGGAAGTTTCTGGACTATTCATGGCAGGAAGTAGCAAAGCATCAATAAAGTAGCATCCAGGCTCCACAGTGATAACCTACAAGTGTATAAATAATAGGTAATAGGTATCAGGGGATCATACCAAAGATAAGAAATGAGGAAAATGTGCATTGTATTAAGTGTATTAAGAAATGAGGAAAACAAATCTGAGCAGTATGAGAGTGCTCAGTCTCTCCAAGATCAAGAGTCCAACTCCAACCAAATTCCCGCTTGCCTTTCTTCCTCTATTACTCTTCCCTCTCTATAATCACTTCTCTCCTAATTGCCTTACGTGTCAGTGAGGCAGTTA belongs to Glycine soja cultivar W05 chromosome 5, ASM419377v2, whole genome shotgun sequence and includes:
- the LOC114413512 gene encoding protein NDL1-like isoform X1, which translates into the protein MFTTAMPESNDSVSVDMEKIYLGGKEHHIRTGCGTVSVIVYGDPDKPALITYPDLALNYMSCFQGLFFCPEAASLLLHNFCIYHISPPGHELGAAAICVKDPVPSAEDLADQIIEVLNYFGLGAVMCMGVTAGAYILTLFAMKYRERVLGLILVSPLCKAPSWTEWFYNKVMSNLLYFYGMCGLLKECLLQRYFSKEVRGNVEVAESEIVQACRKLLDERKRTNVLRFLEAINQRLDISDGLKRLKCRTLIFVGDSSPFHSEALYMTSKLDRRYSALVEVQACGSMVTEEQPHAMLIPMEYFFMGYGLYRPTQFSDSPRSPLSPSCISPELLSPESMGLKLKPIKTRVSLQV
- the LOC114413512 gene encoding protein NDL1-like isoform X2; this translates as MSCFQGLFFCPEAASLLLHNFCIYHISPPGHELGAAAICVKDPVPSAEDLADQIIEVLNYFGLGAVMCMGVTAGAYILTLFAMKYRERVLGLILVSPLCKAPSWTEWFYNKVMSNLLYFYGMCGLLKECLLQRYFSKEVRGNVEVAESEIVQACRKLLDERKRTNVLRFLEAINQRLDISDGLKRLKCRTLIFVGDSSPFHSEALYMTSKLDRRYSALVEVQACGSMVTEEQPHAMLIPMEYFFMGYGLYRPTQFSDSPRSPLSPSCISPELLSPESMGLKLKPIKTRVSLQV